One segment of Gasterosteus aculeatus chromosome 3, fGasAcu3.hap1.1, whole genome shotgun sequence DNA contains the following:
- the LOC120816473 gene encoding alpha-amylase, with translation MKLLILVALFGLGLAQHNPNTKHGRTSIVHLFGWRWADIAAECERFLAPNGFGGVQISPPNEHIVLDSPWRPWWQRYQPVSYKLCSRSGSESELRDMITRCNNVGVNIYVDIVINHMCGAGRGEGTHSSCGTWFSSDRENFPSVPYSQSDFNDHKCNTADGNIENYEDAKQVRDCRLVGLLDLSLEKDYVRGKVADFLNELIDMGVAGFRVDACKHMWPRDLSDVYGRMHNLNTKWFPSGSRPFIFQEVIDFENPSIWPEEYVHLGRVTEFKYGAKLGTVLRKWNGEKLSYTKNWGEGWGFMSEGNALVFVDNHDNQRGHGPGGASIVTFWDPKLHKMAVSYMLAHPYGVTRVMSSFRWDRHFVNEKDENDWMGPPSNSDGSTKSVPINADQTCGDGWVCEHRWRQIKNMVIFRNVVNGQPHSNWWDNQSNQVAFGRGNRGFIVFNNDEWNLDVTLNTGMPGGTYCDVISGEKKGSSCTGKKIQVGGDGRAHFKISNRDEDPFVAIHADSKL, from the exons ATGAAGTTGTTGATTCTGGTGGCTCTGTTTGGCCTCGGCCTCGCCCAGCACAACCCGAATACCAAGCACGGCAGGACCAGCATCGTGCACCTGTTTGGATGGCGCTGGGCGGACATCGCTGCCGAGTGTGAGCGCTTTTTGGCTCCCAATGGCTTTGGTGGAGTTCAG ATCTCTCCTCCAAATGAGCACATCGTGCTGGATAGTCCCTGGAGACCGTGGTGGCAAAGATACCAACCAGTCAGCTACAAACTGTGCTCCAGGTCAGGCAGCGAGAGCGAGCTGAGAGACATGATCACCAGATGCAACAACGTTGGG GTCAACATCTATGTGGACATTGTCATCAACCACATGTGCGGCGCCGGCAGGGGAGAGGGAACCCACTCTTCATGTGGAACCTGGTTCAGTTCTGACAGGGAGAACTTCCCCAGTGTCCCGTATTCCCAGTCCGACTTCAATGACCACAAATGCAACACCGCCGATGGCAATATTGAGAACTATGAAGATGCCAAACAG GTGCGTGACTGTCGTCTAGTGGGTCTGTTGGACCTTTCCTTGGAGAAAGATTATGTCAGGGGCAAGGTGGCCGACTTCCTAAATGAGCTCATTGACATGGGAGTCGCTGGATTCAGAGTGGATGCCTGCAAGCACATGTGGCCCCGTGACCTGTCTGACGTCTACGGCCGTATGCACAACCTCAACACTAAGTGGTTCCCTAGTGGCTCCAGACCCTTCATCTTCCAGGAG GTTATTGATTTTGAAAATCCGTCCATCTGGCCAGAAGAGTACGTCCATCTGGGAAGGGTGACTGAGTTCAAATATGGTGCCAAACTCGGTACTGTGCTCAGAAAGTGGAATGGAGAGAAGCTGTCTTACACCAA GAATTGGGGAGAGGGATGGGGTTTCATGTCCGAAGGAAATGCTCTTGTCTTCGTTGACAACCATGACAACCAGAGAGGCCATGGTCCTGGCGGTGCATCTATTGTTACCTTCTGGGACCCCAAACTCCACAAGATGGCTGTCAGCTACATGCTGGCCCACCCTTACGGAGTAACCAGGGTGATGTCTAGCTTCCGCTGGGACCGCCACTTTGTCAACGAAAAG gatGAAAATGACTGGATGGGCCCTCCCAGCAATAGTGATGGATCCACCAAGTCTGTTCCCATCAACGCTGACCAGACTTGTGGAGATGGATGGGTGTGTGAGCACAGATGGCGTCAGATCAA GAACATGGTTATTTTCCGCAACGTGGTCAACGGACAGCCTCATTCCAACTGGTGGGACAACCAGAGCAACCAGGTTGCCTTTGGACGTGGTAACCGTGGTTTCATCGTCTTCAACAATGATGAATG GAACCTGGACGTGACCCTTAACACTGGCATGCCAGGAGGCACCTATTGTGATGTAATTTCTGGTGAGAAGAAGGGAAGCAGCTGCACTGGGAAGAAGATCCAGGTTGGTGGTGACGGACGCGCCCACTTCAAAATCAGCAACAGAGATGAGGACCCTTTCGTTGCTATTCACGCTGACTCTAAGttgtaa
- the LOC120816472 gene encoding alpha-amylase-like has protein sequence MRGNMKLFILVALVGLGLAQHNPHTKHGRTTIVQLFGWRWADIAAECERFLGPNGFGGIQISTPNEHIVLDSPWRPWFQRYQPVSYKLCSRSGSESELRDMITRCNNVGVNIYSDIVINHMCGAGGGEGTHSSCGSWFSATREDFPSVPYSQLDFNDYKCKTSNGEIQNYGDANQVRNCRLVGLLDLSLEKEYVRGKVADFLNKLIDMGIAGFRVDTCKHMWPGDLSAIFSRLHKLNTKWFPSGARPFIFQEVIDLGGESISSREYFHLGRVTEFKYGAKLGAVLRKWNGEKLAYTKNWGEAWGFMSDGNALVFTDNHDNQRTNGPGGAAIISFWEPRLHKMAVGYMLAHPYGVTRVMSSYRWDRRIINGQDENYWVGPPSHSDGSTKSVPINADQTCGDGWVCEHRWRQIKNMVIFRNVVNGQPHSNWWDNQSNQVAFGRGNRGFIVFNNDDWNLDVTLNTGMPGGTYCDVISGEKKGSSCTGKKIQVGGDGRAHFKISNRDEDPFVAIHADSKL, from the exons GGGaaacatgaagttgttcattcTGGTGGCTctggttggcctcggcctcgcCCAGCACAACCCCCACACCAAGCACGGCAGGACCACTATCGTGCAGCTGTTTGGATGGCGCTGGGCGGACATCGCTGCAGAGTGTGAGCGCTTTTTGGGTCCTAATGGCTTTGGTGGAATTCAG ATCTCAACTCCAAATGAGCATATCGTGCTGGATAGTCCCTGGAGACCGTGGTTTCAAAGATACCAACCAGTCAGCTACAAACTGTGCTCCAGATCAGGCAGCGAGAGCGAGCTGAGAGACATGATCACCAGATGCAACAACGTTGGG GTCAACATCTATTCGGACATTGTCATCAACCATATGTGCGGCGCCGGCGGTGGAGAGGGAACCCACTCTTCATGTGGAAGTTGGTTCAGTGCCACCAGGGAGGACTTCCCCAGTGTCCCATATTCCCAGCTCGACTTCAATGACTACAAATGCAAAACTAGCAATGGGGAAATTCAGAACTATGGTGATGCTAATCAG GTGCGTAACTGTCGACTAGTGGGTCTGTTGGACCTCTCCTTGGAGAAGGAGTATGTCAGGGGCAAGGTGGCTGACTTCCTGAATAAGCTGATTGACATGGGGATCGCTGGATTCAGAGTGGATACCTGCAAGCACATGTGGCCCGGTGACCTGTCTGCCATCTTCAGTCGTTTGCACAAACTCAACACTAAGTGGTTCCCTAGTGGCGCCAGACCCTTCATTTTCCAGGAG GTTATTGATTTGGGAGGTGAGTCCATCTCATCTAGAGAATACTTCCATCTGGGAAGGGTGACTGAGTTCAAATATGGTGCCAAACTGGGAGCTGTCTTGAGAAAGTGGAATGGCGAGAAGCTGGCTTACACCAA GAACTGGGGAGAGGCATGGGGTTTCATGTCCGACGGCAATGCTCTGGTCTTCACTGACAACCACGACAACCAGAGAACCAATGGTCCTGGTGGTGCAGCCATCATTTCCTTCTGGGAACCCAGGCTTCACAAGATGGCTGTTGGCTACATGCTGGCCCACCCTTACGGAGTAACCAGGGTGATGTCTAGCTACCGCTGGGACCGCCGCATCATCAACGGACAG gatgAAAATTACTGGGTGGGCCCTCCCAGCCATAGCGATGGATCCACCAAGTCCGTTCCCATCAACGCTGACCAGACTTGTGGAGATGGATGGGTGTGTGAGCACAGATGGCGTCAGATCAA GAACATGGTTATTTTCCGCAACGTGGTCAACGGACAGCCTCATTCCAACTGGTGGGACAACCAGAGCAACCAGGTTGCCTTTGGACGTGGTAATCGTGGTTTCATCGTCTTCAACAATGATGACTG GAACCTGGACGTGACCCTTAACACTGGCATGCCAGGAGGCACCTATTGTGATGTAATTTCTGGTGAGAAGAAGGGAAGCAGCTGCACTGGGAAGAAGATCCAGGTTGGTGGTGACGGACGCGCCCACTTCAAAATCAGCAACAGAGATGAGGACCCTTTCGTTGCTATTCACGCTGACTCTAAGttgtaa